Genomic DNA from Gammaproteobacteria bacterium:
CCAGACACGACAATGGTCGGCACCTCAATGTCATTGGCGCTCATCGCCTTCAATGTCTGGTAGCCATCCATTTCGGGCATGGTGAGGTCTAAAAACATCAGATCGATGTCTTCTGCTTCCAAAATGGCGAGCGCTTCCCGTCCATTGGCAGCAAACTGAACATCGGTCGCCAAACCTTCTGGTAACGCTCGGGCAAGTTGTTTCCGGGCAAAGCCAGAGTCATCGCAAATCA
This window encodes:
- a CDS encoding response regulator, with the translated sequence MICDDSGFARKQLARALPEGLATDVQFAANGREALAILEAEDIDLMFLDLTMPEMDGYQTLKAMSANDIEVPTIVVSG